The Vigna unguiculata cultivar IT97K-499-35 chromosome 1, ASM411807v1, whole genome shotgun sequence nucleotide sequence TAGGAAGAACGACATGGTCAAATCCATTACTATCAAGAAATCTCTGAAATATTTCTACCATCAACTTCTGCACACTCAAATTAATAAGCAAGAACTGACAATATAAGTACACATTCCTTGAAATGGATCTTGTGGTTACAAATGTCTATTTGTTTGGTGAAATTAGGTGTGGCTATATACCTAAACTGTATGATCATTTCACAATTAACTAACTAATTTTCATCACAAAGACGATTTAGAAGAAGTACAGGTACTGAGCATATTGGACCTTGACCTTCATTAATGTTTGAAATTGAAGGAAATGTAATCAACGGAAATATTTATTGGAATTTTCTTGTTGAGGTAAATTACCTTGCGTGGTAGACCTTCAGTTCTCTCATAATAGTCAAGTTGATCATGTGGAATAAGGATTATTGGCATTCATCAAAAGTAGTGCAGATCAGTGTAGCCATAACCATGTGAATGTGGAAACAACTCTTCTACATCAATCCTGGAACTGGAGCTTTTCTTTATTTGGTTGCAGCTAATAGACTCAACGTCTGCCAAGAATATGCTATAAACTGGCCTGTGATCAGAAAATCTTGACTCCCCACGAACATATGATAATTGGTGAAGGCCCCTTCCATACCACAAGATACGATCACACCTTCATGAATATAGATTTGGTTTGTATGCATAAATAATGATACAATTTCACAATAATGATCCAGGACATTTCATTAGGGAATAGCATTGATTCACACAAGTTATTTGCAAGAAAGAAGAGTACCATGCTGGAGTTCTTCTCTTTTGTTTTGAGCGCCTGTCATCGCCTGCATATCGGTCTGAATTGTTTGAATACTTATAAGTTGGAGGGAAATATATTTTCCCTTCGTTCCATCCTTCAAAGATTCTACCTTGCCTCTGCTCTATACACAgctgaaacaaaaaaatatcaaacgATCAGAAACATATCTAATATGGGAAAGGAGCAAAGATGAATCATAAATTACTTGTTAAGAAACAAAATAGTAACATGCCTGGTCATTCTCTAACAAAGTCTTCCAATCATGCATCTCAACAAGAGCTTTTGCTGCACGGTAAGAAAGTGCTATCCGGTAGTTTAAATCCCCCAGCCAAATTATTCGACTACACCAGTTACATCaaaagtttagttttatttaaatttacaatcTCCAAGTATGAAATGCATTGTATAGATCATGAGTGGAGATGAGGGGCTTACTCATGTTCCAGAATTGTCTGAGGAGAATTCTCATCACCCATGTCGTGGACTGGGGGAAACCTTGTCTTTCTGAGAATCTCCATTACATCCGAGTTTCTCCTTAACTCATCACCATCCTTTTGTCCAGAAGTCAAATGACTACAAATGAAGCAAAAGCTTGTTTGGTGCAATGACATACTAATTGATATTGATCCCTGGAAAATCCAAGACAATGAAATTGTTTCCTTCCCTAGTCCATTATAAACTCTGCTATTGAAATAGATTGTCAAATGTACCTTGTTTCCGAGATATCCCATCAACCCTCGGCCAACACAAGACACTTTCATGTTGTGAACATCATCTCTTATATCACTTTTCACCCAAACAGTTAGAAATACCCCAACCATTTGCTTGCTAGCGACCAAGCAGTATCTTGAGTGGCCTGTGCCTGTCTGTCTATCACTGTCCTCTGCAGAGAAACAACCACCATACGACATTGGTGAATATTGTGCTGTAATTGGAGAGTCACCAGCGCCATTTTCTTCATCTGAGGAACCCCATCGATAATTGGGGTCATAGTCACTCGCTCGGTGACCAAATATCACTCTATCACAGACACTGAAACGGCGATCAAAGCATGCTTGTTGCATTAACATATCATTGTCCATTCTCAAACTACGACTCAGGGATTGGAAGGATCTTCGTTGAAAGAAAGAGGTTGTCTTCTGCCTCACTGATCCCTCAAAATCAGCATCTAGCTCTACAATAGGATCAGGGAGGGGTGAAGGTGTGTGGCATCCTCCACTTGTTCCAGGAAGGTTGTTCAAGGTCCTCCTAATAAGGGCTAGCCATTTTCTTGCAGGACCATTGTCTTCTGTTCCCAAAACATTACCAGCATTAAGAGGTACAATTTCTTGAAACCTGAGCcatgaaaattcaaaatatttcagTATGTGAAATTTTGCGTAAGTAAAGGAGATGGAACATTATACAGACAGTAATTTACCCAAGAACATAGATATCAGCTGGTGGAGAGGTGTGAAGCCAATCTTCAAGACTCAAATAACTTGGAGGTGACTTCCCTGCTACATTCCAAGTGGCAGCAAAGATTCTGTATTCGAAAGGGGCGAAAAGAAGCTCAATAggataaaaattatcaaatttcatGGCGATAGTAACAACCAGGGTAATCAAGTTCTATACACAGTTGCATGAATCATACCTATAGTTATACACATCTGTAACCTGAGCTTTATCAAGGTCATTCTTACCTCTTCGCGATCTGTCTGAGTACCATCTGCTTGATCTCTCTACATATCAAATAATGACATTAAACATCTGCAATTAGTAGGACGCGAAAAactagaaaagagaaaaaaaaaaagagcaaaaagaaataaatttacaaatgaAGGCTGAAAAATGTGGTCTGAATAAGTATCTTTTTATCCATATCTAGTGGAGGGATTTGGAATGATGTGGTCCTAAGAGAAAAGAAGGTGAAGAAGGTATTGAACCTGATTTGCTTTTCCTGATGGTGCATGCCTCCCTCTCTGAGTAGTTGCTACTACACTCTTCATCAACACCTGAAAAAGGAAAACCGTAAAGTTAACAAAGCTGTGCTCTTTTCAGTCATTTTAGCACCTACTCAATCAAACAAGGCAAAATAAAgcagaattattttttatagcaAAAGGGTGAATTAGAAACCATGGAAGCAGGAAAACAACAAAGGGCAGATCTTGTGCTGCAAGTAGCATGCGCATACCCATGGAAacagacaataaaaaaatattttaaaaataactgtTTAAAAACACAGACAAATCAGTAGGACTAGTAGCAGAAATGATGCCCTTTTtggttttaaaacaaaatatttgcaTCACGAGAGCCCTAGAATGTGGATTACATCAAAGTGGGAAAATTGATGAATCACCTTGGGAGAGAACATCATCTGCCTGAAAATCCTCTGCTTTGCTCTTGATATTGAACCACTTCTTGACCAATGTTTTTGGCCAAGAAAGCTTGAACAAGAAAAACAGGGTAAGCAATGCCAATCCCAGAAATCAAATGCAAATGAATTTGAAGAGAGCTTGCATTTCTCAAACCTTGCTCTTCTTCGAGTTCTCATCTCTCATTGTTGGGGCAAAACTCACAACTTCATGTAGCTTTCTCTATTCAGAAACAAAGCCACTGAATTACTGTCACACAATCTATTCCTTCTTTCAATCAACACTCCTCCTTTCTGAGGTTACGCTTACACACCAAAATGGAGATTGTGAAAGTCAGAACACAAGTTTATACACCAGGACAGGACAACCTTAATTTCTGTTGACTTTCACCTTCTGGTATATGTATGTATCTCTATTCAAACAGATAGAAAAAGGGAGGGGAAAACGTCTTGTGGTGATGATAGCAATGTGATGAAGTTAAAGAAGGTGAAGACTGAAGAAATGATTAAGTGCAGCACCAGTTGTGAAGTTTAAGGTTTTGAGGggagagaggaagaagaagacaatGTAGAAGACATGAAGAAAGAGAGAGTTTTGGAGAAACCTCGTTGAGGTACAGAGAGGAAAGCAACAAAAACAATTGAAAGAGAGTGAAGGAAGGCAAGTTGGAGTCTCTGTTGAGGACTTTCACTTACCGCAAAAACAAGGCTTACCTCACCCACCCAACCTCACACATTCAACAAAACATAACCTGCAACTACGTTTGCTTATATATTTGTAATGCTCACATTCCTTCATCGATGTTCTCAAATGATTCAATACTTAAATTCTGTTTACAATTATATCTTTTGTAAAGatttttaagaagaaaaaatatataattgaaattagtgtttttacaagttaaaattatatataaatgttttaaatatttatttttgtcttgagttatatataattgaaatagtGTATATAAGAGTTATTTAGTTAAGGATTGAATAATGTATAAGAAATCCATTGAGTGGTGTTGTAATAACCTTTAATGAACATCCAATTAAATGTCATTAATTactctattatatatatttttaaaatgtaagcATGTGTAACTTAGTGATTggtcatttaataatttttcgtATTCCAACCTTGATTTGAGCTTAATTACTCTATTATGTAATGGACTTCATAAAAAGGAGATTAATTAAggatataatttaaaaactttatatacTTGGTGATTACAGAAGAAGACAATCAGCATTTAAAGATGTCATTAGGCTTAGACATTTAAATGTCTTTTTAAATGGTATTTACTAACATTtctatataagaaaattaaaacaaatattttgttgGAATTTACATTAAAAGTTACTAGAAATCCCACTCAGCATTTTTCATATCTAAGGAATTAGGAAGTGTAACATGTGAATTTCATGAACATGAGTGGACAAGTTAAGAGATTAGATTAGAAATGAAGAGTGTATAGTAGTTTGAAATATACATGACTGGTAGTTGTGGCAGGGACAGTAAAGTTAGGTTTGATCTTAATGTAAGAAGTTGGTGATGTAGGAGAAAGCAGTTAAAGAGGAGAAAAGATAAAGAGGCATGTGTGGAGGATcgttttcctcttcttcttccttctttaaCTTCTCTCCATGTTTTCACATTGTCTTCAATATACACGACAAAAATCATTTCTATTTTTCCCTTTTCCACccaatttatttcttattatttggTTGGTAAAATTCCATGGAGGCTTTGAATCTACCTTGTTTGAGACAAAGTATTGTAAACATAGTGTGTGTGGTGGCATAGTCCGAGAGAATGTTTCGTGTTTTACGGAAAAGTGTAGAACTACTTGTGTTTCCAATGCCACACCATTTGTAATTTCATGAGTTTTGTTATCTCTTGGTGTGTGTTGGGTTTGGCAAATTCAAAGGACTCATTGGTTCTACAAGTTACATAACACTATGTCTCCTCAAAAACTTCATTCATTGCTTTTTGAAAGCAAATATTATTAAGCAAATGAAACTTTGGCTTTTGAGTACTCCTCATTTTGACGCATCCTTCATCATGCTAAAATGCATGTTTATATCTTCTTATTTATCattgaattataatatttactttaaaacatatatatctaAAATGAAGTTTagtaagttaatatttttaccCTATAAAACAGTATCTTGTTGGGCCATAGCGATTTAAGTCCCACCTCGTCGAAAAATGATGTTCCTACTTAACCCACGTGAAAATATGCGATTTCCTTGACCTAAGTGAAACCATGTATCTGCAAAATCATAGTTTATGAGTTCTCTGTTTTCAATGAgctttttgcatttttaataaGAACTAGGTGGGAGGTTTCTGATGTTAAAAACTTCAAATCAAGAATTTAAGATTCAGAGAACCCCAGGTGAATGTTTGGGTTGGAATTTGAAATGAACCCAACATAGTGACCCACTAGTTTGAGTGAAGGTTCCACTACCACCATATAAGCCTTACCCCCAATAGTGCATAGGTTGTCAAGACCAGTACATGTGGTTCTCCAAAATACCCTCTTTTCCTAACTATACGTGTCGTGTCCTTTCACCTTATCATATCATATGATTACACTTTcggacaaaaaaaaatacacccaACATTACTCTCTTCACCAATATTCTCTGTATTTCATCTCCTTTTAAACCCAAACACTTCATATCTATACACTCTTTCACTTCTTTCTTCTAAAAGAGCTAGCAAATGCTCTAGGAATAACCAAAACTAGACGCGTTTCCATTTGGTCAATCTTTACCTATAGCTTGcgtctt carries:
- the LOC114177402 gene encoding type IV inositol polyphosphate 5-phosphatase 7-like isoform X2, encoding MRDENSKKSKLSWPKTLVKKWFNIKSKAEDFQADDVLSQGVDEECSSNYSEREACTIRKSKSERSSRWYSDRSRRGKNDLDKAQVTDVYNYRIFAATWNVAGKSPPSYLSLEDWLHTSPPADIYVLGFQEIVPLNAGNVLGTEDNGPARKWLALIRRTLNNLPGTSGGCHTPSPLPDPIVELDADFEGSVRQKTTSFFQRRSFQSLSRSLRMDNDMLMQQACFDRRFSVCDRVIFGHRASDYDPNYRWGSSDEENGAGDSPITAQYSPMSYGGCFSAEDSDRQTGTGHSRYCLVASKQMVGVFLTVWVKSDIRDDVHNMKVSCVGRGLMGYLGNKGSISISMSLHQTSFCFICSHLTSGQKDGDELRRNSDVMEILRKTRFPPVHDMGDENSPQTILEHDRIIWLGDLNYRIALSYRAAKALVEMHDWKTLLENDQLCIEQRQGRIFEGWNEGKIYFPPTYKYSNNSDRYAGDDRRSKQKRRTPAWGLHQLSYVRGESRFSDHRPVYSIFLADVESISCNQIKKSSSSRIDVEELFPHSHGYGYTDLHYF
- the LOC114177402 gene encoding type I inositol polyphosphate 5-phosphatase 4-like isoform X3, with the translated sequence MHHQEKQIREIKQMVLRQIAKRIFAATWNVAGKSPPSYLSLEDWLHTSPPADIYVLGFQEIVPLNAGNVLGTEDNGPARKWLALIRRTLNNLPGTSGGCHTPSPLPDPIVELDADFEGSVRQKTTSFFQRRSFQSLSRSLRMDNDMLMQQACFDRRFSVCDRVIFGHRASDYDPNYRWGSSDEENGAGDSPITAQYSPMSYGGCFSAEDSDRQTGTGHSRYCLVASKQMVGVFLTVWVKSDIRDDVHNMKVSCVGRGLMGYLGNKGSISISMSLHQTSFCFICSHLTSGQKDGDELRRNSDVMEILRKTRFPPVHDMGDENSPQTILEHDRIIWLGDLNYRIALSYRAAKALVEMHDWKTLLENDQLCIEQRQGRIFEGWNEGKIYFPPTYKYSNNSDRYAGDDRRSKQKRRTPAWCDRILWYGRGLHQLSYVRGESRFSDHRPVYSIFLADVESISCNQIKKSSSSRIDVEELFPHSHGYGYTDLHYF
- the LOC114177402 gene encoding type I inositol polyphosphate 5-phosphatase 4-like isoform X1, encoding MRDENSKKSKLSWPKTLVKKWFNIKSKAEDFQADDVLSQGVDEECSSNYSEREACTIRKSKSERSSRWYSDRSRRGKNDLDKAQVTDVYNYRIFAATWNVAGKSPPSYLSLEDWLHTSPPADIYVLGFQEIVPLNAGNVLGTEDNGPARKWLALIRRTLNNLPGTSGGCHTPSPLPDPIVELDADFEGSVRQKTTSFFQRRSFQSLSRSLRMDNDMLMQQACFDRRFSVCDRVIFGHRASDYDPNYRWGSSDEENGAGDSPITAQYSPMSYGGCFSAEDSDRQTGTGHSRYCLVASKQMVGVFLTVWVKSDIRDDVHNMKVSCVGRGLMGYLGNKGSISISMSLHQTSFCFICSHLTSGQKDGDELRRNSDVMEILRKTRFPPVHDMGDENSPQTILEHDRIIWLGDLNYRIALSYRAAKALVEMHDWKTLLENDQLCIEQRQGRIFEGWNEGKIYFPPTYKYSNNSDRYAGDDRRSKQKRRTPAWCDRILWYGRGLHQLSYVRGESRFSDHRPVYSIFLADVESISCNQIKKSSSSRIDVEELFPHSHGYGYTDLHYF